One Chaetodon trifascialis isolate fChaTrf1 chromosome 13, fChaTrf1.hap1, whole genome shotgun sequence DNA segment encodes these proteins:
- the wipf1b gene encoding WAS/WASL-interacting protein family member 1, giving the protein MPVPPPPPPPGPPPPPTFALANTEKPNLNRTEQHGRTALLSDICKGARLKKTVTNDRSGPLLDKPKGGGGGGGGGGGGGGGGGGGGGGGGGFGGGAPGGLGGLFAGGMPKLRSAANRESNDSGPSRGPVLPPGGRSCGPTPFGGGGGPPKLPGAPAGIRGNVPDLPKGRPNLSSRQDTPGGPPPPVPSTPRPHQNFQSRGGPPPPSFPGGPRPSPASASTPPSLPPGRHGPLPPPPGGSSAGSRPGFSAPPHPPPSNSRPSLPPTPGGRPPLPDDRPPPPPAPVGGHRPSMPRDVPPPPPSVNSKPSSSVSSSSASRSSAGGGPPPLPPGRPGPPPVPPTPAGGDDHSTPRLPQRNTSLNCHAPAPPHGRSGPLPPPPNERPPSLGRNQSSIRTGPLPPPPPSGRSLGGGSIRSSAAPSPIGRPGPEPPRGGPGGRPPLPPDRPGTGGAPPPPPPMGNGLMNSHHNQIQDEWECRFNFHPVSDFPPPEPYVPFQKTYPSKIAKTEGRGTGKKERGAPPLPPIPR; this is encoded by the exons atgcCAGTCCCGCCTCCCCCGCCACCCCCAgggcctccccctcctcccaccttTGCTTTG gccAACACAGAGAAGCCAAATCTAAACCGTACAGAGCAGCATGGAAGGACCGCTCTGTTGTCCGACATTTGTAAAGGAGCCAGATTAAAGAAAACTGTTACCAATGACCGCAGTGGACCCTTACTGGACA AACCCaaaggaggtggtggtggaggaggtggcggtggtggagggggaggagggggaggaggtggtggaggaggcggaggaggttTTGGTGGTGGTGCTCCTGGTGGTTTAGGAGGCCTGTTTGCAGGAGGGATGCCAAAACTGAGGTCTGCAGCAAACAGAGAGTCCAACG ACTCAGGACCCAGCCGAGGGCCCGTGCTGCCCCCAGGAGGCCGCTCTTGTGGGCCCACCCCCtttggtggaggtggaggcccGCCTAAACTCCCAGGAGCACCGGCTGGCATCCGTGGCAACGTCCCTGATCTTCCCAAGGGCCGGCCCAATCTCTCCTCCAGACAAGACACTCCAGGAGGCCCCCCTCCTCCCGTGCCAAGCACACCTCGCCCACACCAGAACTTCCAGTCTCGTGGGGGCCCGCCTCCACCATCGTTCCCTGGAGGACCCAGGCCCAGCCCGGCTTCTGCGTCTACACCTCCTAGTCTTCCGCCAGGGAGGCACGGGCCACTCCCTCCGCCACCAGGAGGCTCCTCAGCTGGATCAAGACCAGGATTCTCTGCGCCTCCTCATCCACCCCCAAGCAACAGCCGACCTTCCCTTCCTCCCACTCCTGGAGGGAGGCCTCCGCTTCCTGACGACCGACCCCCGCCACCACCAGCTCCTGTGGGAGGTCATCGGCCATCCATGCCCCGCGAcgtgcctcctcctcctccctctgtcaaCTCCAaaccttcttcctctgtctcctcgtCTTCTGCCTCGCGGTCCTCAGCCGGCGGCGGTCCGCCCCCACTGCCGCCAGGCCGACCGGGACCTCCGCCTGTCCCACCCACCCCGGCTGGAGGAGACGACCACAGCACCCCTCGTCTGCCCCAAAGGAACACCTCTCTCAACTG CCACGCCCCAGCTCCGCCTCACGGTCGGTCAggacctctccctcctccaccaaacGAGAGGCCGCCCTCTCTCGGAAGGAACCAATCCTCAATACGCACAG ggcctcttcctccacctcctccctcaggGCGGAGCCTTGGTGGGGGCAGCATAAGGTCATCAGCAGCTCCTTCTCCCATTGGTCGGCCAGGCCCGGAGCCCCCTCGTGGTGGACCTGGCGGGAGACCTCCCCTCCCTCCGGACAGGCCGGGGACAGGAGGTGCCCCTCCACCGCCGCCTCCCATGGGTAACGGCTTGATGAACTCTCACCACAACCAGATACAGG ATGAGTGGGAGTGTCGATTCAATTTCCATCCTGTGTCGGACTTTCCTCCACCTGAGCCCTACGTGCCCTTCCAGAAGACCTACCCCAGCAAGATCGCCAAGACTGAGGGCAGAG GTACTGgtaaaaaggagagaggagctcctccacttcctcctaTACCCAGGTGA